One genomic window of Longimicrobiaceae bacterium includes the following:
- a CDS encoding TonB family protein: LEPKQPAPKSTPAPKTERPAEKPRATPPEPAPKRTERAAEPPKSTTPTPTPKRAERPQEAAQKDAPRKTEAPAARNPVPPKGRNPDPASVGGEGLAVRTEGAEFVDPAYLANIIRQLKRYFRPPPGSRTDEAEVQFWINRDGSVSDITIGKSRGSFQFRAAAMEAVEQAGLNKAFGPLPRAYRGNRLPVSFTFEPES, encoded by the coding sequence CCTCGAGCCGAAGCAGCCGGCCCCCAAGTCGACGCCCGCTCCGAAGACGGAGCGGCCGGCCGAGAAGCCCAGGGCCACGCCGCCCGAGCCCGCGCCCAAGCGGACGGAGCGGGCCGCGGAGCCGCCGAAGTCCACCACGCCGACACCGACGCCCAAGCGGGCGGAGCGTCCGCAGGAGGCGGCGCAGAAGGACGCCCCGCGGAAGACGGAGGCGCCCGCCGCCCGGAACCCCGTGCCCCCCAAGGGGCGGAACCCGGACCCGGCCTCGGTGGGCGGGGAGGGGCTGGCGGTGCGGACCGAGGGCGCCGAGTTCGTGGACCCGGCGTACCTGGCGAACATCATCCGGCAGCTCAAGCGGTACTTCCGCCCGCCGCCGGGGTCGCGCACCGACGAGGCCGAGGTCCAGTTCTGGATCAACCGCGACGGATCGGTGTCCGACATCACCATCGGCAAGAGCCGGGGGAGCTTCCAGTTCCGCGCCGCCGCCATGGAGGCCGTCGAGCAGGCCGGCCTCAACAAGGCCTTCGGCCCGCTCCCCAGGGCGTACCGGGGGAACCGGCTCCCCGTCTCCTTCACCTTCGAGCCCGAAAGCTGA